Proteins encoded in a region of the Oenanthe melanoleuca isolate GR-GAL-2019-014 chromosome 27, OMel1.0, whole genome shotgun sequence genome:
- the ARHGAP23 gene encoding rho GTPase-activating protein 23 isoform X1, whose product MVEESAGGAARGSAVGPCRPPRAPSPKRLWSVERSGRGWRLERPVGVDCSSPEPRCIWLSSLRRHAAARDPRPPPGPRGLRNERRRRPTPGRRDGASPNANAPPEGGSFPWVGPKTVALRKSPQGGFGFTLRHFIVYPPESAVLSAKEEENGNRAGPTRSRLEPMDTIFVKNVREDGPAHQAGLRTGDRLVKVNGESIIGKTYSQVIALIQNSDDVLELSIMPKDEDILQLAYSQDAYLKGNEPYSGGAQSIPEPPPICYPRKTYPFQSRAADPSPGHPPDPRAPRPPAAAPSAPPGDTGGSPAHRPEEPQPGGPSPRPPAPPGSFSRPSCPAGTASYGMSPATATSYGVPKHVPEHRTHCGFKESVGGLSPAGRPPREVSVAQRVPGRQECQQALSRWLCSGAPEERRHAMPRYRSVSHDRLGGSAVAHPARGWPHSASHDTLLQPSREGCAPRARSDHYLGRYGRSMEALELPPHLERSPWPPERLSRATAATTQPTPPAPFAASPSSSSSSPREVQKHPSQPNLQSVDDSGYIGYRSYSPSFQRRTGLLHALACRDPAFGGLPTFSLAQRAVAPLRDSAATAATPCAVSPAVSSAPREARPEGGRASEAEERREEVVLRQKPPTGRKVPAPLRQMNFVFAEGAKDAEVGDRGDRPGGERPGRRVAPLAAPEDSLASIPFIDEPTSPSIDLKAKHVPASSVVSSAMNSAPAVATSPASPTFAFALSRHYSQDCSSIKAGRRSSYLLAITTERSKSCDDGLNAFRDEGKILRRMPSRVPSLRMLRSFFTDGSLDSLGTAEDARSKRRSASELPAAPLSAVRREGWLHCKQILTKKGKKVGGGIRQWKRVFAALRAHSLYLCKDRREAVTCAPAPGEEEPPISIQACLVDISYSETKRKHVFRLTTADFCEYLFQAEDREDMLAWIKVIRENSKAEGEDPGFASQALISKKLNDYRKVSPAGAKPDSSPKGPRGLGIRAEFLKQTGTSAPRSPRQEVAVTKDESSSQKAPWGINIMKKNKKSAPRAFGVRLEDCQPAPDNKNVPLIVEACCKVVEDRGLEYMGIYRVPGNNAVVSSLQEQLNKGATEINLQDERWQDLNVISSLLKSFFRKLPEPLFTDDKYNDFIEANRIEDASERMRTLRKLIRDLPGHYYETLKFLVGHLKTIADHSEKNKMEPRNLALVFGPTLVRTSEDNMTDMVTHMPDRYKIVETLIQHSDWFFSDKEDKGEKTPVDEKEAQSVPNIEYLLPNIGRTAAPGDAAGSARSGSAKPKGTWPSRKAPPHRELLAIPFVSAAARKRKKRREAEGVGSSTDDDAERRDSPGRQQQREVTPGKAPRATSSSEPAAPGVQRECPAGSEPAPDARSIVSGYSTLSTMDRSLCSEVPSVAGSRGEEADDERSELSHMETDTESREAGLRTATATGDRDKSPLSRPSFSSRRLIQCDTLARRKLGRARAAGDTSGDEQSWVAPGQTRQHLRGSVGDMRDVAGDTLGDKGVRLRRAHSPETRRKKSSWRRHTVVVPGGLKDLNFNEWKEPRRLEATPRPCRDKDSGLSSLESTKARPAGPGPAAPGQGAATKSPPGSPGPALRFPQCR is encoded by the exons ATGGTGGAGGAGAGCGCGGGGGGCGCAGCGCGGGGGTCTGCGGTGGGTCCCTGCCGCCCCCCCAgggcccccagccccaaaagGCTGTGGAGCGTGGAGCGCTCCGGGAGGGGCTGGCGGCTGGAGCGCCCCGTGGGGGTGGATTGCAGCTCCCCCGAGCCCCGCTGCATTTGGCTGAGCAGCCTCCGCCGCCACGCCGCCGCCCGcgacccccgcccgcccccgggACCCCGCGGGCTGAGGAACGAGCGGCGCCGCCGG CCAACGCCGGGCCGGAGAGATGGGGCGTCCCCAAACGCCAACGCACCCCCGGAGGGGGGGTCCTTCCCCTGGGTGGGGCCCAAGACGGTGGCGCTGCGCAAGAGCCCCCAGGGCGGCTTCGGCTTCACCCTGCGGCACTTCATCGTGTACCCGCCGGAATCGGCCGTGCTCTCGGCCAAG gaggaggagaatggGAACCGAGCAG GTCCCACCCGGAGCCGCCTGGAGCCCATGGACACGATCTTCGTGAAGAACGTGCGGGAGGACGGGCCCGCGCACCAGGCGGGGCTGCGAACGG GTGACCGGCTGGTCAAGGTGAACGGGGAGAGCATCATCGGCAAAACCTACTCCCAGGTGATCGCCCTGATCCAGAACAG TGACGATGTGCTGGAGCTCTCCATCATGCCCAAGGACGAGGACATCCTCCAGCTG gccTACTCCCAGGACGCCTACCTGAAGGGCAACGAGCCCTACTCCGGGGGGGCTCAGAGCATCCCCGAGCCCCCTCCCATCTGCTACCCGCGCAAAACTTACCCCTTCCAGTCCCGGGCTGCCGACCCCAGCCCCGGCCACCCGCCGGacccccgcgccccccgcccgcccgccgccgctccctcgGCCCCGCCCGGCGACACCGGCGGCAGCCCCGCACACCGGCCCGAGGAGCCGCAGCCCGGGGGTCCCTCCCCGCGGCCCCCCGCACCCCCCGGCTCCTTCTCCCGCCCCTCCTGCCCCGCCGGCACCGCATCCTACGGGATGTCCCCGGCCACCGCCACCTCCTACGGCGTCCCCAAGCACGTCCCGGAGCACCGGACTCACTGCGGCTTCAAGGAGAGCGTCGGGGGGCTCTCACCAGCCGGGCGACCACCGCGGGAGGTGTCGGTGGCCCAGCGCGTGCCCGGTCGCCAGGAGTGCCAGCAGGCGCTGTCGCGCTGGTTGTGCAGCGGCGCCCCGGAGGAGCGGCGACACGCCATGCCCCGCTACCGCAGCGTGTCCCACGATCGCCTCGGCGGCTCCGCGGTTGCCCACCCGGCCCGGGGGTGGCCCCACAGCGCCTCGCACGACacgctgctgcagcccagccgCGAGGGCTGCGCCCCCCGAGCGCGCTCCGACCATTACCTGGGCAG GTACGGGCGCTCCATGGAGGCGCTGGAGCTCCCGCCGCACCTCGAGCGCTCCCCGTGGCCCCCCGAGCGGCTCAGCCGGGCCACGGCGGCCACCACCCAGCCCACCCCACCCGCCCCCTTCGCCGCttcaccctcctcttcctcctcctcgccgCGGGAGGTGCAGAAACACCCGTCGCAGCCCAACCTGCAGAGCGTGGACGACTCGGGCTACATCGGCTACCGCAGCTACAGCCCGTCCTTCCAGCGCCGCACGGGGCTGCTGCACGCCCTGGCCTGCCGCGACCCTGCCTTCGGCGGGCTACCAACCTTCAGCCTCGCCCAGCGGGCGGTAGCCCCGCTCAGGGACAGCGCGGCCACCGCCGCCACCCCCTGTGCGGTCAGCCCGGCCGTGTCCAGCGCGCCGCGGGAGGCGCGGCCGGAGGGTGGCCGAGCGTCCGAGGCGGAGGAGCGCAGGGAGGAGGTGGTGCTGCGGCAGAAGCCGCCCACGGGCCGCAAGGTGCCCGCGCCGCTGCGGCAGATGAATTTCGTGTTCGCCGAGGGGGCCAAGGACGCGGAGGTTggtgacagaggggacaggcCGGGCGGCGAGCGGCCGGGCCGGCGAGTGGCTCCCTTGGCGGCCCCCGAGGACTCGCTGGCGTCCATCCCCTTCATCG ACGAAcccaccagccccagcatcGACCTGAAGGCCAAGCACGTCCCGGCCTCCTCGGTGGTGTCCAGCGCCATGAACTCGGCGCCCGCCGTGGCCACCAGCCCCGCCTCGCCCACCTTCGCCTTCGCCCTGTCCCGCCACTACTCCCAGGACTGCA GCAGCATCAAGGCCGGCCGCCGCTCCTCCTACCTGCTGGCCATCACCACCGAGCGCTCCAAGTCCTGCGACGACGGTCTGAACGCCTTCCGGGACGAGGGCAAGATCCTCAG GAGGATGCCCAGCCGGGTCCCCAGCCTCCGCATGCTGAGGAGCTTCTTCACCGACGGG TCTCTGGACAGCCTGGGCACGGCGGAGGACGCCCGCTCCAAGCGCCGCTCCGCCTCCGAGCTCCCGGCCGCGCCGCTCAGCGCCGTGAGGAGGGAGGGCTGGCTCCACTGCAAGCAGATCCTCACCAAAAAGGGGAAG AAGGTCGGCGGAGGCATCCGGCAGTGGAAGCGCGTGTTCGCCGCGCTGCGCGCGCACTCGCTGTACCTGTGCAAGGACAGGCGGGAGGCCGTCACCTGCGCCCCGGCCCCAGGTGAGGAGGAGCCGCCGATCAGCATCCAAGCGTGCCTGGTGGACATCTCCTACAGCGAGACCAAGAGGAAGCACGTCTTCCGCCTGACGACCGCTGACTTCTGTGAATATCTCTTTCAGGCAGAGGATCGGGAAGACATGCTGGCCTGGATCAAAGTCATCAGGGAGAACAGCAAGGCTGAGGGCGAG GACCCCGGTTTTGCCAGCCAAGCCCTTATCAGCAAGAAGTTAAACGACTACAGGAAAGTGAG ccctgcgGGCGCCAAGCCCGACTCGTCGCCCAAGGGCCCGCGAGGGCTGGGGATCCGAGCCGAGTTCCTGAAGCAGACGGGAACCAGCGCGCCCCGGTCCCCCCGGCAGGAGGTGGCTGTCACTAAAG ATGAAAGCAGCTCCCAAAAAGCCCCGTGGGGCATCAACATCatgaagaagaacaagaaatcTGCTCCGCGCGCCTTCGGCGTCAGGCTGGAGGATTGTCAGCCTGCCCCTGACAACAAG aACGTGCCCCTGATCGTGGAGGCGTGCTGCAAGGTGGTGGAGGACCGGGGGCTGGAGTACATGGGCATCTACCGCGTGCCCGGCAACAACGCCGTGGTgtccagcctgcaggagcagctcaacAAGGGCGCCACCGAGATCAACCTGCAGGACGAG CGCTGGCAGGACCTGAACGTCATCAGCAGCCTCTTGAAGTCCTTCTTCCGAAAGCTGCCCGAGCCCCTCTTCACCGACG ATAAATACAACGACTTCATCGAAGCCAACCGGATCGAGGACGCCAGTGAGAGGATGAGGACGCTGAGGAAGCTG ATCCGGGACCTGCCGGGCCATTACTACGAAACCCTCAAATTCCTGGTGGGCCACCTCAAAACCATCGCTGACCACTCGGAGAAGAACAAG ATGGAGCCCCGGAACCTGGCGCTGGTGTTCGGCCCCACGCTGGTGCGAACGTCCGAGGACAACATGACCGACATGGTGACGCACATGCCCGACCGCTACAAGATCGTGGAGACCCTCATCCAGCAC TCGGATTGGTTCTTCAGCGACAAGGAGGACAAGGGTGAGAAG ACCCCCGTGGATGAGAAGGAGGCTCAGTCCGTGCCCAACATCGAGTACCTGCTGCCCAACATCGGCAGGACGGCGGCGCCCGGCGATGCCGCAG GCTCGGCCCGCAGCGGCTCCGCCAAACCCAAG GGCACGTGGCCGTCGCGCAAAGCTCCGCCGCACCGCGAGCTCCTCGCCATCCCCTTCGTCTCGGCCGCCGCCCgcaagaggaagaagaggagagaggCCGAAGGCGTTGGGAGCAGCACCGACGACGACGCGGAGCGCAGGGACAGCCCGggccggcagcagcagcgggaggTGACACCGGGAAAAGCCCCCcgggccaccagcagcagcgAGCCCGCGGCCCCCGGGGTGCAGCGGGAATGTCCCGCAGGCTCCGAACCGGCTCCGGACGCGCGATCCATCGTGTCCGGCTACTCCACGCTGTCCACCATGGACCGCAGCCTGTGCTCCGAGGTGCCCTCGGTGGCCGGGAGCCGCGGCGAGGAGGCGGATGACGAGCGCAGCGAGCTCAGCCACATGGAGACGGACACGGAGAGCCGCGAGGCCGGGCTGAGGACGGCGACGGCGACAGGCGACCGCGACAAGTCACCGCTGAGCCGCCCGTCCTTCAGCTCGCGCCGCCTGATCCAGTGCGACACGCTGGCCCGCAGGAAACTGGGGAGGGCGCGGGCGGCCGGCGACACCAGCGGCGACGAGCAGAGCTGGGTGGCCCCGGGGCAAACCCGGCAGCACCTGCGGGGCTCGGTCGGTGACATGAGGGACGTGGCGGGGGACACGCTGGGGGACAAGGGGGTCCGCCTGCGCCGCGCGCACTCCCCCGAGACCCGGCGCAAGAAGAGCAGCTGGCGCCGGCACACGGTGGTGGTGCCCGGCGGCCTCAAGGACCTCAACTTCAACGAGTGGAAGGAGCCGCGGCGCCTCGAGGCGACACCGCGACCCTGTCGCGATAAAGACTCGGGGCTCAGCAGCCTGGAGTCCACCAAAGCCCGGCCCGCGGGTCCCGGCCCGGCTGCTCCCGGCCAGGGCGCGGCCACCAAGAGCCCCCCCGGTAGCCCCGGGCCCGCCCTGCGCTTCCCGCAGTGTCGCTGA
- the ARHGAP23 gene encoding rho GTPase-activating protein 23 isoform X2: MNGIAFCLVGIPPSAPAPTPGRRDGASPNANAPPEGGSFPWVGPKTVALRKSPQGGFGFTLRHFIVYPPESAVLSAKEEENGNRAGPTRSRLEPMDTIFVKNVREDGPAHQAGLRTGDRLVKVNGESIIGKTYSQVIALIQNSDDVLELSIMPKDEDILQLAYSQDAYLKGNEPYSGGAQSIPEPPPICYPRKTYPFQSRAADPSPGHPPDPRAPRPPAAAPSAPPGDTGGSPAHRPEEPQPGGPSPRPPAPPGSFSRPSCPAGTASYGMSPATATSYGVPKHVPEHRTHCGFKESVGGLSPAGRPPREVSVAQRVPGRQECQQALSRWLCSGAPEERRHAMPRYRSVSHDRLGGSAVAHPARGWPHSASHDTLLQPSREGCAPRARSDHYLGRYGRSMEALELPPHLERSPWPPERLSRATAATTQPTPPAPFAASPSSSSSSPREVQKHPSQPNLQSVDDSGYIGYRSYSPSFQRRTGLLHALACRDPAFGGLPTFSLAQRAVAPLRDSAATAATPCAVSPAVSSAPREARPEGGRASEAEERREEVVLRQKPPTGRKVPAPLRQMNFVFAEGAKDAEVGDRGDRPGGERPGRRVAPLAAPEDSLASIPFIDEPTSPSIDLKAKHVPASSVVSSAMNSAPAVATSPASPTFAFALSRHYSQDCSSIKAGRRSSYLLAITTERSKSCDDGLNAFRDEGKILRRMPSRVPSLRMLRSFFTDGSLDSLGTAEDARSKRRSASELPAAPLSAVRREGWLHCKQILTKKGKKVGGGIRQWKRVFAALRAHSLYLCKDRREAVTCAPAPGEEEPPISIQACLVDISYSETKRKHVFRLTTADFCEYLFQAEDREDMLAWIKVIRENSKAEGEDPGFASQALISKKLNDYRKVSPAGAKPDSSPKGPRGLGIRAEFLKQTGTSAPRSPRQEVAVTKDESSSQKAPWGINIMKKNKKSAPRAFGVRLEDCQPAPDNKNVPLIVEACCKVVEDRGLEYMGIYRVPGNNAVVSSLQEQLNKGATEINLQDERWQDLNVISSLLKSFFRKLPEPLFTDDKYNDFIEANRIEDASERMRTLRKLIRDLPGHYYETLKFLVGHLKTIADHSEKNKMEPRNLALVFGPTLVRTSEDNMTDMVTHMPDRYKIVETLIQHSDWFFSDKEDKGEKTPVDEKEAQSVPNIEYLLPNIGRTAAPGDAAGSARSGSAKPKGTWPSRKAPPHRELLAIPFVSAAARKRKKRREAEGVGSSTDDDAERRDSPGRQQQREVTPGKAPRATSSSEPAAPGVQRECPAGSEPAPDARSIVSGYSTLSTMDRSLCSEVPSVAGSRGEEADDERSELSHMETDTESREAGLRTATATGDRDKSPLSRPSFSSRRLIQCDTLARRKLGRARAAGDTSGDEQSWVAPGQTRQHLRGSVGDMRDVAGDTLGDKGVRLRRAHSPETRRKKSSWRRHTVVVPGGLKDLNFNEWKEPRRLEATPRPCRDKDSGLSSLESTKARPAGPGPAAPGQGAATKSPPGSPGPALRFPQCR, translated from the exons CCAACGCCGGGCCGGAGAGATGGGGCGTCCCCAAACGCCAACGCACCCCCGGAGGGGGGGTCCTTCCCCTGGGTGGGGCCCAAGACGGTGGCGCTGCGCAAGAGCCCCCAGGGCGGCTTCGGCTTCACCCTGCGGCACTTCATCGTGTACCCGCCGGAATCGGCCGTGCTCTCGGCCAAG gaggaggagaatggGAACCGAGCAG GTCCCACCCGGAGCCGCCTGGAGCCCATGGACACGATCTTCGTGAAGAACGTGCGGGAGGACGGGCCCGCGCACCAGGCGGGGCTGCGAACGG GTGACCGGCTGGTCAAGGTGAACGGGGAGAGCATCATCGGCAAAACCTACTCCCAGGTGATCGCCCTGATCCAGAACAG TGACGATGTGCTGGAGCTCTCCATCATGCCCAAGGACGAGGACATCCTCCAGCTG gccTACTCCCAGGACGCCTACCTGAAGGGCAACGAGCCCTACTCCGGGGGGGCTCAGAGCATCCCCGAGCCCCCTCCCATCTGCTACCCGCGCAAAACTTACCCCTTCCAGTCCCGGGCTGCCGACCCCAGCCCCGGCCACCCGCCGGacccccgcgccccccgcccgcccgccgccgctccctcgGCCCCGCCCGGCGACACCGGCGGCAGCCCCGCACACCGGCCCGAGGAGCCGCAGCCCGGGGGTCCCTCCCCGCGGCCCCCCGCACCCCCCGGCTCCTTCTCCCGCCCCTCCTGCCCCGCCGGCACCGCATCCTACGGGATGTCCCCGGCCACCGCCACCTCCTACGGCGTCCCCAAGCACGTCCCGGAGCACCGGACTCACTGCGGCTTCAAGGAGAGCGTCGGGGGGCTCTCACCAGCCGGGCGACCACCGCGGGAGGTGTCGGTGGCCCAGCGCGTGCCCGGTCGCCAGGAGTGCCAGCAGGCGCTGTCGCGCTGGTTGTGCAGCGGCGCCCCGGAGGAGCGGCGACACGCCATGCCCCGCTACCGCAGCGTGTCCCACGATCGCCTCGGCGGCTCCGCGGTTGCCCACCCGGCCCGGGGGTGGCCCCACAGCGCCTCGCACGACacgctgctgcagcccagccgCGAGGGCTGCGCCCCCCGAGCGCGCTCCGACCATTACCTGGGCAG GTACGGGCGCTCCATGGAGGCGCTGGAGCTCCCGCCGCACCTCGAGCGCTCCCCGTGGCCCCCCGAGCGGCTCAGCCGGGCCACGGCGGCCACCACCCAGCCCACCCCACCCGCCCCCTTCGCCGCttcaccctcctcttcctcctcctcgccgCGGGAGGTGCAGAAACACCCGTCGCAGCCCAACCTGCAGAGCGTGGACGACTCGGGCTACATCGGCTACCGCAGCTACAGCCCGTCCTTCCAGCGCCGCACGGGGCTGCTGCACGCCCTGGCCTGCCGCGACCCTGCCTTCGGCGGGCTACCAACCTTCAGCCTCGCCCAGCGGGCGGTAGCCCCGCTCAGGGACAGCGCGGCCACCGCCGCCACCCCCTGTGCGGTCAGCCCGGCCGTGTCCAGCGCGCCGCGGGAGGCGCGGCCGGAGGGTGGCCGAGCGTCCGAGGCGGAGGAGCGCAGGGAGGAGGTGGTGCTGCGGCAGAAGCCGCCCACGGGCCGCAAGGTGCCCGCGCCGCTGCGGCAGATGAATTTCGTGTTCGCCGAGGGGGCCAAGGACGCGGAGGTTggtgacagaggggacaggcCGGGCGGCGAGCGGCCGGGCCGGCGAGTGGCTCCCTTGGCGGCCCCCGAGGACTCGCTGGCGTCCATCCCCTTCATCG ACGAAcccaccagccccagcatcGACCTGAAGGCCAAGCACGTCCCGGCCTCCTCGGTGGTGTCCAGCGCCATGAACTCGGCGCCCGCCGTGGCCACCAGCCCCGCCTCGCCCACCTTCGCCTTCGCCCTGTCCCGCCACTACTCCCAGGACTGCA GCAGCATCAAGGCCGGCCGCCGCTCCTCCTACCTGCTGGCCATCACCACCGAGCGCTCCAAGTCCTGCGACGACGGTCTGAACGCCTTCCGGGACGAGGGCAAGATCCTCAG GAGGATGCCCAGCCGGGTCCCCAGCCTCCGCATGCTGAGGAGCTTCTTCACCGACGGG TCTCTGGACAGCCTGGGCACGGCGGAGGACGCCCGCTCCAAGCGCCGCTCCGCCTCCGAGCTCCCGGCCGCGCCGCTCAGCGCCGTGAGGAGGGAGGGCTGGCTCCACTGCAAGCAGATCCTCACCAAAAAGGGGAAG AAGGTCGGCGGAGGCATCCGGCAGTGGAAGCGCGTGTTCGCCGCGCTGCGCGCGCACTCGCTGTACCTGTGCAAGGACAGGCGGGAGGCCGTCACCTGCGCCCCGGCCCCAGGTGAGGAGGAGCCGCCGATCAGCATCCAAGCGTGCCTGGTGGACATCTCCTACAGCGAGACCAAGAGGAAGCACGTCTTCCGCCTGACGACCGCTGACTTCTGTGAATATCTCTTTCAGGCAGAGGATCGGGAAGACATGCTGGCCTGGATCAAAGTCATCAGGGAGAACAGCAAGGCTGAGGGCGAG GACCCCGGTTTTGCCAGCCAAGCCCTTATCAGCAAGAAGTTAAACGACTACAGGAAAGTGAG ccctgcgGGCGCCAAGCCCGACTCGTCGCCCAAGGGCCCGCGAGGGCTGGGGATCCGAGCCGAGTTCCTGAAGCAGACGGGAACCAGCGCGCCCCGGTCCCCCCGGCAGGAGGTGGCTGTCACTAAAG ATGAAAGCAGCTCCCAAAAAGCCCCGTGGGGCATCAACATCatgaagaagaacaagaaatcTGCTCCGCGCGCCTTCGGCGTCAGGCTGGAGGATTGTCAGCCTGCCCCTGACAACAAG aACGTGCCCCTGATCGTGGAGGCGTGCTGCAAGGTGGTGGAGGACCGGGGGCTGGAGTACATGGGCATCTACCGCGTGCCCGGCAACAACGCCGTGGTgtccagcctgcaggagcagctcaacAAGGGCGCCACCGAGATCAACCTGCAGGACGAG CGCTGGCAGGACCTGAACGTCATCAGCAGCCTCTTGAAGTCCTTCTTCCGAAAGCTGCCCGAGCCCCTCTTCACCGACG ATAAATACAACGACTTCATCGAAGCCAACCGGATCGAGGACGCCAGTGAGAGGATGAGGACGCTGAGGAAGCTG ATCCGGGACCTGCCGGGCCATTACTACGAAACCCTCAAATTCCTGGTGGGCCACCTCAAAACCATCGCTGACCACTCGGAGAAGAACAAG ATGGAGCCCCGGAACCTGGCGCTGGTGTTCGGCCCCACGCTGGTGCGAACGTCCGAGGACAACATGACCGACATGGTGACGCACATGCCCGACCGCTACAAGATCGTGGAGACCCTCATCCAGCAC TCGGATTGGTTCTTCAGCGACAAGGAGGACAAGGGTGAGAAG ACCCCCGTGGATGAGAAGGAGGCTCAGTCCGTGCCCAACATCGAGTACCTGCTGCCCAACATCGGCAGGACGGCGGCGCCCGGCGATGCCGCAG GCTCGGCCCGCAGCGGCTCCGCCAAACCCAAG GGCACGTGGCCGTCGCGCAAAGCTCCGCCGCACCGCGAGCTCCTCGCCATCCCCTTCGTCTCGGCCGCCGCCCgcaagaggaagaagaggagagaggCCGAAGGCGTTGGGAGCAGCACCGACGACGACGCGGAGCGCAGGGACAGCCCGggccggcagcagcagcgggaggTGACACCGGGAAAAGCCCCCcgggccaccagcagcagcgAGCCCGCGGCCCCCGGGGTGCAGCGGGAATGTCCCGCAGGCTCCGAACCGGCTCCGGACGCGCGATCCATCGTGTCCGGCTACTCCACGCTGTCCACCATGGACCGCAGCCTGTGCTCCGAGGTGCCCTCGGTGGCCGGGAGCCGCGGCGAGGAGGCGGATGACGAGCGCAGCGAGCTCAGCCACATGGAGACGGACACGGAGAGCCGCGAGGCCGGGCTGAGGACGGCGACGGCGACAGGCGACCGCGACAAGTCACCGCTGAGCCGCCCGTCCTTCAGCTCGCGCCGCCTGATCCAGTGCGACACGCTGGCCCGCAGGAAACTGGGGAGGGCGCGGGCGGCCGGCGACACCAGCGGCGACGAGCAGAGCTGGGTGGCCCCGGGGCAAACCCGGCAGCACCTGCGGGGCTCGGTCGGTGACATGAGGGACGTGGCGGGGGACACGCTGGGGGACAAGGGGGTCCGCCTGCGCCGCGCGCACTCCCCCGAGACCCGGCGCAAGAAGAGCAGCTGGCGCCGGCACACGGTGGTGGTGCCCGGCGGCCTCAAGGACCTCAACTTCAACGAGTGGAAGGAGCCGCGGCGCCTCGAGGCGACACCGCGACCCTGTCGCGATAAAGACTCGGGGCTCAGCAGCCTGGAGTCCACCAAAGCCCGGCCCGCGGGTCCCGGCCCGGCTGCTCCCGGCCAGGGCGCGGCCACCAAGAGCCCCCCCGGTAGCCCCGGGCCCGCCCTGCGCTTCCCGCAGTGTCGCTGA